In Opisthocomus hoazin isolate bOpiHoa1 chromosome 3, bOpiHoa1.hap1, whole genome shotgun sequence, a genomic segment contains:
- the TMX3 gene encoding protein disulfide-isomerase TMX3, whose translation MAAAGGRRWLLWAAVVVHAVALGAGFVEDLDESFKENRKDDTWLVDFYAPWCGHCKKLEPVWNEVGIEMQNMGSPVKVGKMDATSFSSIASEFGVRGYPTIKLLKGDLAYNYRGPRTKDDIIEFANRVAGPLIRPLPSQHMFEHVQKRHHVLFVYVGGESPLKEKYIEVASELIVYTYFFSASEDVLPEYVTLPELPAVVVFKDGTYFVYDEYEDGDLSSWINRERFQGYLNVDGFTLYELGDTGKLVAIAVIDDKNSSVEHTRLKSIIQEVARDYRDHFHRDFQFGHMDGNDYINSLLMDDLTVPTIVVLNTSNQQYFLPDKHIENTEDMVRFINNILDGTAEAQGGDGLLQRIKRIIYDAKSTIVSVFKSSPLLGCFLFGLPLGVISIMCYGICTADSDGGVHEHEAAKKENGDRELTDEGSEEEQEEEKNGKYTELSDGELKQKDIMEKKKD comes from the exons ATGGCAGCGGCGGGAGGGCGGAGGTGGCTCCTCTGGGCGGCCG TGGTGGTGCATGCGGTGGCGTTAGGTGCGGGTTTCGTGGAGGATCTGGATGAGTC GTTTAAAGAAAACCGTAAAGATGATACTTGGCTTGTCGAT TTTTATGCACCCTGGTGTGGCCACTGCAAGAAACTGGAGCCTGTGTGGAATGAAGTGGGTATAGAAATGCAAAACATGGGGTCTCCAGTAAAAGTTGGGAAGATGGATGCAACTTCCTTTTCTA GTATTGCATCTGAATTTGGAGTGCGAGGCTATCCAACGATTAAGCT CTTAAAAGGTGACTTGGCATATAACTATAGAGGACCTAGAACCAAAGATGATATAATTGAATTTGCTAATAGAGTGGCAGG ACCTCTTATCAGGCCACTTCCTAGCCAGCATATGTTCGAGCATGTGCAAAAGAGACATCATGTACTCTTTGTGTATGTTGGTGGTGAATCTCCTTTAAAG GAAAAATACATTGAAGTTGCTTCAGAACTAATAGTTTATACATACTTTTTTTCTGCCTCAGAAGATGTGCTGCCTGAG TATGTGACATTGCCTGAACTGCCTGCTGTTGTAGTCTTCAAAGATGGAACTTACTTTGTTTATGATG agtaTGAAGATGGTGATTTGTCATCCTGGATAAACAGAGAAAGATTTCAAGGTTACCTTAATGTAGATGGCTTTACACTGTATGAACTTGGAGATACAG GAAAACTTGTGGCTATTGCAGTCATTGATGATAAAAACTCTTCAGTGGAACATACCAG ACTAAAATCTATTATTCAGGAAGTTGCTAGAGATTATCGGGATCACTTTCACAG GGATTTTCAGTTTGGCCATATGGATGGAAATGATTACATTAATAGTTTACTAATGGA TGACTTGACAGTCCCTACTATTGTTGTACTGAATACCTCCAATCAGCAGTATTTTCTACCAGATAAGCACATTGAGAACACCGAAGACATGGTTCGGTTTATTAACAATATCTTGGATGGTACAGCTGAA GCACAGGGTGGCGATGGACTTCTGCAACGAATCAAGAGAATAATCTATGATGCCAAGTCTACTATAGTG TCTGTGTTCAAGAGTTCACCACTTCTGGGATGCTTTCTCTTTGGGTTGCCCCTGGGGGTCATCAGCATTATGTGTTACGGAATCTGCACAGCTGATTCAGATGGAGGGGTACATGAACATGAGGCAGCTAAAAAGGAAAATGGTGATCGGGAGCTCACGGATGAAGGCAGTGAGGAAgaacaagaggaggaaaagaatggaaaatacaCAGAACTCTCAGATGGCGAGCTTAAACAGAAAGacataatggaaaagaaaaaagactaa